The following proteins are encoded in a genomic region of Glycine max cultivar Williams 82 chromosome 18, Glycine_max_v4.0, whole genome shotgun sequence:
- the LOC100777737 gene encoding LOB domain-containing protein 18 yields the protein MSSGNGGGGSSSGTGSPCGACKFLRRKCVSGCIFAPYFDSEQGTSHFAAVHKVFGASNVSKLLLSIPVHRRLDTVITICYEAQSRIRDPVYGCVAHIFALQQQLVSLQAELSYLHGHLAQMELPQPSPPPPPPQTTAAPPSGFSIADLPPATVAAVPATTYDLSSLFDPLGQTSWAMQQRAIDLRQYLAAAAAPSTTSGADIQAVARDIPHRHGSPPSPPASSSNASPSLSHSK from the exons ATGAGTAGTGGTAACGGGGGTGGTGGTAGTAGTAGTGGTACTGGTAGCCCTTGTGGAGCTTGCAAGTTCTTAAGGAGAAAGTGTGTTTCGGGTTGTATCTTTGCTCCGTACTTTGATTCGGAGCAAGGTACAAGCCATTTTGCTGCGGTGCACAAGGTTTTTGGGGCCAGCAATGTCTCCAAGCTCCTTCTTAGCATTCCAGTGCATAGGAGGCTTGATACGGTCATCACCATTTGTTATGAAGCACAATCAAGGATCAGAGATCCAGTTTATGGCTGTGTTGCCCACATCTTTGCCCTTCAGCAACAG CTGGTAAGCTTACAAGCAGAACTCTCTTACCTACATGGCCACCTTGCTCAAATGGAGTTACCTCAACCATCACCACCTCCTCCACCACCGCAAACAACGGCAGCACCACCCTCCGGTTTCTCAATTGCCGACCTACCGCCGGCCACAGTTGCGGCAGTGCCGGCCACCACCTATGATTTGTCTTCACTTTTTGATCCACTGGGCCAAACTTCATGGGCCATGCAACAGAGGGCCATAGACTTACGTCAATACctagctgctgctgctgctccATCAACCACCTCTGGTGCTGACATTCAAGCCGTGGCACGTGACATTCCTCATAGACATGGGTCTCCTCCATCACCTCCTGCGTCAAGCTCCAATGCTTCACCATCTCTATCGCATTCTAAATGA